One stretch of Centroberyx gerrardi isolate f3 chromosome 13, fCenGer3.hap1.cur.20231027, whole genome shotgun sequence DNA includes these proteins:
- the LOC139918552 gene encoding stress-associated endoplasmic reticulum protein 1: MVAKQRIRMANEKHSKNITQRGNVVKSTRGAQEEKVSVGPWLLALFIFVVCGSAIFQIIQSIRMGK, from the exons ATGGTCGCTAAACAGAGAATCCGCATGGCCAAcgaaaaacacagcaaaaacatcACGCAAAGAGGCAACGTAGTCAAATCCACG aggGGTGCTCAGGAAGAGAAGGTGTCGGTGGGACCTTGGCTGCTGGCTCTCTTCATATTTGTTGTCTGTGGTTCAG CAATCTTCCAAATCATCCAGAGTATCCGGATGGGCAAGTAG